One stretch of bacterium DNA includes these proteins:
- a CDS encoding GerMN domain-containing protein, protein MTRTASGSKNRGLVKQFLIIMLILILAGVGLWVWTELKNPKKLVKRNPLLSRILEETSQEKEFLTVQLYFASKTEFSLGIESREVKGEKSGIQQEIRHALSELIKGPTQADLAPTIPVGTRLRSFYLDKNGIGYADFSNEMIKNHPGGSWGELITIYSIVNTITKNFPQVHQVKLLINGLEVETLRGHLDLRRAFSFNEALVHAQSE, encoded by the coding sequence ATGACCCGGACAGCATCTGGATCGAAAAATCGAGGCCTCGTCAAACAATTTCTGATCATTATGCTGATTCTTATTCTTGCCGGCGTCGGGTTGTGGGTATGGACAGAGCTCAAGAACCCGAAAAAGCTGGTAAAGAGAAACCCGCTCCTGTCCAGAATCCTGGAGGAGACCAGCCAGGAAAAAGAGTTTCTGACCGTGCAGCTTTATTTTGCCAGCAAAACGGAATTCTCTCTGGGCATAGAGTCAAGAGAAGTCAAGGGGGAAAAGTCCGGTATCCAGCAGGAAATCCGCCATGCTCTCTCGGAGCTGATCAAGGGACCGACTCAGGCTGATCTTGCTCCGACTATCCCTGTCGGAACCAGGCTTCGAAGTTTCTACCTGGATAAGAATGGGATTGGATATGCTGATTTTTCAAATGAAATGATCAAAAACCATCCGGGTGGCAGTTGGGGAGAGCTCATTACCATTTATTCGATCGTGAATACGATAACCAAAAATTTTCCTCAGGTTCACCAGGTTAAGCTGCTCATAAACGGTCTTGAAGTGGAAACCCTGCGGGGACACCTTGACCTGCGCAGGGCATTTTCGTTCAATGAAGCCCTGGTTCATGCTCAGTCTGAGTAA
- the rph gene encoding ribonuclease PH, producing MRVGGRANDELRKVAITRNYLKYAEGSVLIEIGDTKVICTASIEDKVPPFLKDTGRGWITSEYSMLPRSSATRIIRESSRGRVGGRTHEIQRLIGRSLRSIVDLSRLGERTIWIDCDVIQADGGTRTASITGGFVALVDALSVLKKQGRISELLIKDYVAAVSSGIVNGETFLDLDYEEDSRAEVDMNFVMTSEGKFVELQGTAESNPFSREQLDTLINLSRDGINALIDKQKEALGGISFRPEILV from the coding sequence ATGAGAGTTGGCGGACGTGCCAACGATGAGTTGCGCAAGGTTGCAATAACCCGTAATTATCTGAAGTATGCCGAAGGCTCCGTGTTAATTGAAATCGGGGATACGAAAGTAATTTGCACGGCCAGTATTGAGGACAAGGTACCTCCCTTTTTAAAGGACACGGGGAGGGGATGGATCACTTCGGAATATTCCATGCTGCCTCGCTCCTCGGCAACCCGCATCATCCGGGAATCCTCGCGGGGCCGGGTTGGAGGCCGGACCCATGAAATCCAGCGGCTTATCGGAAGATCGCTTCGATCCATCGTGGATCTCTCCCGTCTGGGAGAGCGGACCATCTGGATTGATTGTGATGTCATCCAGGCGGATGGCGGGACGAGAACAGCTTCCATTACCGGCGGATTTGTGGCCCTGGTTGATGCTTTAAGCGTGCTGAAAAAACAGGGCAGGATCAGCGAGTTGCTCATCAAGGATTACGTTGCCGCTGTCAGCTCAGGGATTGTTAACGGTGAAACTTTCCTTGATCTTGATTATGAAGAAGACTCCCGCGCCGAAGTCGATATGAATTTCGTTATGACCAGTGAGGGAAAATTTGTCGAGCTGCAGGGAACAGCGGAAAGCAACCCCTTTTCCCGGGAACAGCTCGATACTCTGATCAATCTCTCGCGTGATGGAATCAATGCTCTGATCGACAAACAAAAAGAGGCTCTGGGAGGAATCTCCTTTCGCCCTGAAATTCTGGTCTGA
- the serS gene encoding serine--tRNA ligase translates to MLDIKFLRENIESVKARLEQRAQGSSLEQFIGQFVEYDQERRSIVQEVDRLKNQRNLVSEKIGEMRKKGLEAADEILEMRNVSAKIKEYDDKIKEIQLKLDSILPFIPNLPHQSVPVGRDEKDNPVVRTWGEIRNFSFPPKPHWDIGEELGILDFPRSAKIAGSRFSLYKGKGALLERALINFMLDLHSRHHGYTEVLPPFMVNYDSMFATGQLPKFEEELFKTSQDNYYLIPTAEVPVTNIHRDEILEESLLPIKYVAYTPCFRREAGSYGKDTRGLIRQHQFNKVELVWFSHPDKSYENLEILVRHAEEVLQILNLPYRVISLCTGDLGFSAAKTYDLEVWLPSQNTYREISSCSNFEDFQARRAKIRYRDQEKGKSQLVHTLNGSGLAIGRTVVAILENYQQKDGSVAIPRGLQPYLGGIEKITKEN, encoded by the coding sequence TTGCTGGATATTAAATTCTTACGGGAAAACATAGAATCCGTCAAGGCCAGGCTGGAGCAGCGGGCGCAGGGGTCTTCTCTCGAGCAGTTCATCGGGCAATTTGTAGAGTATGATCAGGAGAGAAGATCAATTGTGCAGGAGGTTGACCGGCTGAAAAATCAGCGCAATCTTGTTTCAGAAAAAATCGGCGAGATGCGCAAAAAAGGGCTGGAAGCAGCGGACGAAATCCTTGAAATGCGGAATGTTTCAGCCAAAATTAAAGAGTACGACGATAAAATTAAAGAAATTCAGCTCAAACTGGACTCTATTCTTCCTTTCATCCCAAACCTTCCTCACCAGTCGGTGCCGGTTGGCAGGGATGAAAAAGATAATCCGGTTGTTCGCACCTGGGGTGAGATCAGAAATTTCAGCTTTCCTCCAAAGCCTCACTGGGACATTGGCGAGGAACTGGGTATTCTCGATTTTCCCCGCTCGGCCAAAATAGCCGGATCACGGTTTTCCCTCTATAAGGGAAAGGGTGCCTTACTCGAACGGGCTCTGATCAATTTCATGTTGGATCTGCACAGCAGGCATCATGGGTATACGGAGGTTTTACCTCCATTTATGGTTAATTATGACAGCATGTTTGCTACCGGACAATTGCCGAAATTTGAAGAGGAATTGTTCAAGACTTCCCAGGATAATTATTACCTGATTCCAACGGCAGAGGTTCCGGTGACCAATATTCACCGGGATGAAATTTTGGAGGAAAGCCTGCTGCCGATAAAATATGTGGCCTATACACCCTGCTTTCGGCGGGAAGCCGGCTCTTATGGCAAAGATACGCGGGGCCTGATCAGGCAGCATCAGTTCAATAAAGTAGAGCTGGTGTGGTTTTCTCATCCTGACAAGTCCTATGAGAATCTGGAAATCCTGGTCCGGCATGCCGAAGAAGTATTGCAGATTTTAAATCTCCCATATCGGGTGATCAGCTTATGTACCGGCGATCTGGGATTTTCGGCAGCCAAGACCTATGATCTTGAAGTCTGGCTGCCGAGCCAGAATACCTATCGGGAAATTTCCTCCTGCAGTAATTTTGAGGATTTCCAGGCCCGGAGAGCCAAAATCCGCTACCGGGACCAGGAAAAAGGAAAGTCGCAGCTTGTTCATACCCTGAACGGTTCCGGTTTAGCCATCGGCAGAACCGTGGTAGCCATTCTGGAGAATTATCAGCAGAAAGATGGGTCGGTTGCAATTCCCCGAGGGCTTCAGCCGTATCTGGGAGGTATAGAGAAAATAACGAAAGAAAATTAA
- the murI gene encoding glutamate racemase: MSTVINQSYFLPSNPVGIFDSGVGGLTVVREVIRNLPHENIVYLGDTARVPYGVKSRDTVTRYAFQNTRFLLTQGIKVIVVACNTASAFALRRLQDHFPLPCLGVIEPGVKVAMEHTITGRIGVIGTAGTISSQAYVQAIQAVDPKVEVFSQPCPLFVPLVEEALIDHSIAYQVAQMYLEPLKQKRIDTLILGCTHYPLLKKVISDIMGPAVTLVDSATSIALELQTVLRREGMTNPQKEGEVHRFFVTDMPEQFQKLGKLFLQQTIFSVEHVDICSYGHEEEGESEHESWRTCQR; encoded by the coding sequence TTGTCAACGGTAATTAACCAGTCGTATTTTCTTCCCAGTAATCCTGTCGGCATTTTTGATTCCGGTGTTGGCGGATTAACAGTGGTACGAGAAGTTATCCGCAACCTGCCTCATGAAAATATCGTTTATCTGGGCGACACGGCCCGGGTGCCGTACGGAGTAAAATCCCGGGACACGGTGACCAGGTACGCTTTTCAAAATACCAGATTCCTTCTGACCCAGGGCATTAAGGTTATTGTTGTAGCCTGCAATACAGCCTCCGCTTTTGCCTTGAGAAGGCTTCAGGATCATTTTCCGCTTCCCTGCCTTGGAGTTATCGAACCGGGAGTCAAGGTGGCCATGGAGCACACGATAACAGGACGGATTGGGGTCATCGGTACAGCCGGGACCATATCCAGTCAGGCTTATGTACAGGCCATTCAGGCAGTCGATCCGAAGGTTGAGGTATTCAGTCAGCCCTGTCCCCTCTTTGTACCCCTGGTGGAAGAAGCCCTGATTGACCATTCAATTGCCTATCAGGTGGCTCAGATGTATCTTGAGCCGTTGAAACAGAAGCGGATTGATACCCTGATTCTTGGCTGTACTCATTATCCCTTGCTAAAAAAAGTCATTTCCGATATCATGGGTCCAGCGGTGACCCTTGTTGATTCAGCCACTTCGATTGCTCTGGAGCTTCAGACTGTTCTTCGCCGTGAGGGAATGACCAATCCACAAAAAGAGGGGGAAGTGCACCGGTTTTTTGTTACCGATATGCCGGAACAGTTTCAAAAATTGGGAAAGCTGTTTCTGCAGCAGACAATTTTTTCTGTCGAGCATGTTGATATATGCAGTTATGGCCACGAGGAGGAAGGAGAAAGCGAGCATGAGAGTTGGCGGACGTGCCAACGATGA
- a CDS encoding ATP-binding protein codes for MKEILPSLLSSFVATQNLHLAITNALRKIGQYLALNRICLVAIGSNEDLLDIVHEWCSPGISSCRYQWQGTPVVSLPAWMDPLKKNQNIVFPELKGKSGPGTLCPFGTSEIQALLIIPLWAHGQFAGFVIFEDLTSPRDWRMEDIQSLRLVAGIISQIKSAHQAEEELRKTKNQLEAVFSCIADPLNIQDRSLTILMCNPARATLYNVQPQDIIGRKCYEAFHNRAEPCLSCAIIDAFQTGKPAYRLRCRENTDQQAASWAEVFAFPIRNAEGEVIQAVEFSRDITQRKQAEDEIRKLYAELERKVEERTIELQKIQEEMVHKEKLAVIGQLIGSVGHEFRSSLTILSGVLYLLKNRDESEDIEEFVDTLEEEIHKMSRFVEDLLDLSRTSPPRFQQVDLEKILQKLLQKIDIPSDIQVVVDYPKSLPKAFVDPDHAEQIFHNIISNAIQAMPCGGRLKIQGSWEGARLVLSFTDTGVGISPINIRKIFTPLFTTKSKGTGLGLAIVNMLIKKNKGTVTVESVPNQGTTFTVAFQITPGAEKEMF; via the coding sequence ATGAAAGAAATCCTGCCTTCTCTGTTATCTTCGTTTGTGGCTACACAAAATCTCCATCTGGCTATAACAAACGCCTTGAGGAAGATCGGTCAGTATCTGGCCTTAAACCGCATTTGCCTGGTAGCCATAGGGTCCAATGAAGATTTGCTGGACATCGTCCACGAGTGGTGCTCCCCCGGCATTTCATCCTGCCGGTATCAATGGCAGGGAACTCCTGTAGTCTCTCTTCCTGCGTGGATGGATCCTCTGAAGAAGAACCAGAATATCGTCTTTCCAGAGCTGAAAGGCAAATCCGGTCCGGGTACACTCTGCCCTTTTGGAACTTCGGAAATTCAGGCTCTTTTAATCATACCCCTGTGGGCTCATGGACAATTTGCCGGTTTTGTCATTTTCGAGGATTTAACCAGCCCGCGGGACTGGCGGATGGAGGATATTCAATCCCTGCGGTTAGTGGCCGGAATTATCAGCCAGATAAAATCCGCCCATCAGGCTGAAGAAGAGCTGCGAAAGACGAAAAACCAGCTCGAAGCAGTATTCAGTTGCATTGCCGATCCGCTCAATATTCAAGACCGCTCACTCACCATTCTGATGTGCAATCCGGCCAGAGCAACGCTTTACAATGTACAGCCGCAGGATATCATTGGCAGAAAGTGCTACGAGGCTTTCCATAACCGCGCCGAACCCTGCCTCTCCTGTGCGATCATCGATGCTTTTCAAACCGGAAAACCTGCCTACCGATTGCGGTGCCGGGAGAATACCGATCAGCAGGCGGCTTCCTGGGCTGAGGTTTTCGCTTTTCCGATCCGGAATGCCGAGGGAGAGGTAATTCAGGCGGTTGAGTTTTCCCGAGACATTACGCAGCGCAAGCAGGCAGAGGATGAAATCAGAAAGCTTTATGCAGAGCTTGAGCGGAAAGTGGAAGAGCGGACAATAGAATTGCAGAAGATCCAGGAAGAGATGGTACACAAAGAGAAACTGGCTGTTATCGGCCAGTTGATCGGCAGCGTGGGACATGAATTCCGAAGTTCCCTGACCATCCTGTCGGGTGTATTATACCTTCTGAAAAACCGGGATGAGTCGGAAGATATCGAGGAGTTTGTCGATACCCTGGAAGAGGAAATCCATAAGATGAGCCGGTTCGTCGAGGATCTTCTGGATCTGTCCCGCACTTCTCCTCCCCGTTTTCAACAGGTCGATCTGGAGAAGATCCTGCAAAAGCTGCTGCAGAAGATAGACATTCCTTCCGATATTCAGGTCGTTGTCGACTACCCGAAAAGCCTGCCCAAGGCATTTGTCGATCCAGACCATGCAGAGCAGATTTTCCATAACATCATTTCCAATGCCATCCAGGCCATGCCATGCGGCGGCAGACTGAAGATTCAGGGGAGCTGGGAAGGCGCACGGCTGGTGCTCTCCTTCACCGATACCGGAGTCGGAATATCTCCGATTAATATCCGGAAAATTTTTACCCCTCTTTTTACTACCAAGTCCAAAGGGACCGGACTGGGTCTGGCAATCGTCAATATGCTGATCAAAAAAAACAAGGGGACAGTGACGGTCGAAAGTGTGCCGAATCAGGGGACTACCTTTACCGTGGCCTTCCAGATCACTCCCGGAGCAGAGAAGGAGATGTTTTAA
- a CDS encoding N-acetylmuramoyl-L-alanine amidase produces MTFGKKYRNFLFLYALVYLLLLPGTAARPPVCPGQDLPAIQTQEPGHADRCLVIDPGHGGKDSGAAFGTSLSEKTLTLSIAQKLKELIEADTSLNTGLKVLLTRAGDNDVPLDERAAIANHHKAELLLSIHFSSHLYPAVEELQIFIADYSPEELEYFAIAVDSWTSMQSRHLAESQTLAQNIEKAARESMAFKAVNFLKAPVYVLEGASMAAVEVEAGFVPTQENIRKLESEEYQWQIARVLFQGIMNYLTQGQEQAEEHDSGQEKEE; encoded by the coding sequence ATGACCTTCGGGAAAAAATACCGTAATTTCCTCTTCTTGTATGCTCTTGTATATTTATTGCTGCTTCCTGGGACTGCTGCCCGGCCTCCTGTTTGCCCTGGCCAGGATTTGCCTGCAATCCAGACCCAGGAACCAGGCCATGCAGACCGGTGCCTGGTCATCGATCCCGGCCACGGCGGGAAGGACAGCGGAGCTGCTTTTGGAACGAGCCTGTCAGAAAAAACCCTGACCTTAAGTATTGCCCAGAAGTTGAAAGAGCTTATCGAAGCTGACACTTCGCTGAATACCGGCCTGAAGGTGCTGCTGACCCGGGCAGGTGATAATGATGTGCCACTTGATGAGCGGGCGGCCATTGCCAATCACCATAAGGCAGAGCTGCTGCTCAGCATTCACTTCAGCAGTCACCTTTATCCTGCTGTGGAGGAGCTGCAGATTTTCATTGCCGATTACTCGCCGGAGGAACTGGAATATTTTGCGATAGCTGTCGATAGCTGGACATCGATGCAAAGCAGGCATCTTGCCGAAAGCCAAACATTAGCCCAAAATATCGAGAAGGCAGCCAGGGAAAGTATGGCCTTTAAGGCCGTCAACTTTCTGAAAGCTCCGGTCTATGTCCTGGAAGGGGCTTCGATGGCCGCGGTAGAGGTAGAAGCTGGTTTTGTTCCAACCCAGGAGAATATCAGGAAACTGGAAAGTGAAGAGTATCAGTGGCAGATTGCCAGGGTGCTCTTCCAGGGAATTATGAACTATCTCACCCAAGGCCAGGAGCAGGCTGAAGAGCACGACAGCGGCCAAGAGAAGGAAGAATGA
- a CDS encoding Fic/DOC family N-terminal domain-containing protein — protein sequence MSNPVKYHYGAFPPQELDWQQLVPLIGPANAALARYDGTLSAVPNAGVLLTPLTTQEAVLSSRIEGTQATMGEVLEYEAQAGPQNLPPEKTADINEVLNYRKAIWQAVDLLRDIPLCQRLIKEAHRILMDGVRGRNKAPGEYRRIPNWIGPPGCPIEEARFIPISPDKLNDSMASWERYIHTEFPDRLVQLAILHAEFEALHPFLDGNGRLGRMFIPLFLFKMGLLSSPIFYISAYFERNRDEYYERLLAISRNKAWTEWCVFFLKAVQQQSLENQQKADAILRLYEDKKKHITKLAHSQYAIHTIDFLFRRPIFRSPEFVSQAGIPEPTAKRLLKVLREDGLLKVLQEPSGRKAAVLVFRELLNAAEGYEAF from the coding sequence ATGAGTAATCCGGTTAAGTATCATTACGGTGCATTTCCCCCTCAGGAATTAGACTGGCAGCAGCTTGTTCCGCTGATCGGTCCGGCCAATGCGGCGCTGGCACGCTATGATGGAACGCTATCGGCTGTTCCCAATGCGGGCGTTCTCCTGACACCCCTGACTACTCAGGAAGCGGTCTTATCTTCCCGCATTGAAGGCACTCAGGCCACTATGGGTGAGGTTCTGGAATATGAAGCACAAGCAGGCCCGCAAAACCTCCCTCCCGAAAAAACGGCTGATATCAACGAGGTTTTGAATTACCGGAAAGCTATATGGCAGGCAGTAGATTTACTCAGAGATATTCCCCTTTGTCAGCGCTTGATCAAAGAGGCGCATCGCATCCTCATGGATGGCGTACGAGGCAGGAATAAAGCACCGGGTGAATACCGCAGGATACCAAACTGGATCGGTCCTCCAGGATGCCCTATTGAAGAGGCCCGCTTTATTCCTATCTCTCCGGACAAACTGAATGATAGCATGGCCTCCTGGGAGCGCTACATTCATACGGAATTTCCAGACCGGCTGGTTCAATTGGCTATTCTTCATGCGGAATTTGAAGCGCTGCATCCTTTTCTGGATGGAAATGGCCGGTTAGGCCGCATGTTTATCCCGCTCTTTCTTTTCAAGATGGGTCTTCTTTCCAGTCCGATATTCTATATCAGCGCCTATTTCGAGCGCAACAGGGATGAGTATTACGAGCGCCTACTGGCTATTTCACGAAATAAGGCCTGGACAGAATGGTGTGTGTTTTTCCTTAAAGCGGTACAACAGCAGTCCCTGGAAAATCAGCAGAAAGCGGATGCAATTTTAAGGCTCTACGAGGATAAGAAAAAGCACATTACCAAATTGGCCCATTCTCAGTATGCCATACATACCATTGATTTTCTTTTCCGCCGTCCGATTTTCAGGTCTCCCGAATTTGTCAGTCAAGCAGGTATCCCCGAACCGACAGCCAAGAGACTCCTGAAAGTACTGCGTGAAGATGGTCTGCTAAAAGTCTTGCAAGAGCCCAGCGGCAGGAAGGCTGCTGTCCTAGTGTTCCGGGAGCTATTGAATGCCGCGGAAGGATATGAAGCATTTTAA
- a CDS encoding XTP/dITP diphosphatase codes for MNNHTAVIPDTLIAASHNPHKIEEIRSILSDFPVQILSLRDLDWKVPHQEDGSSYYENALKKARAIAKHFGRPTLAEDSGLEVDALGGQPGIYSARYAGEDATDEDNNQKLLTALSPVPMSERTARYRCTLVLMYPDERVYSFEGTCEGIITLAPQGEEGFGYDPLFLVPEYGKTFAELGDEIKNRISHRARALAKLKKFFRIPVDFSEQNSL; via the coding sequence ATGAATAACCATACTGCCGTCATTCCTGATACCCTGATTGCAGCTTCTCATAACCCTCATAAAATCGAGGAGATCAGAAGCATCCTCAGCGATTTTCCCGTTCAGATTCTTTCTCTGAGGGACCTTGACTGGAAAGTCCCGCATCAGGAAGATGGCAGCAGTTATTACGAAAATGCCCTGAAAAAGGCCAGGGCCATTGCGAAGCATTTTGGCAGGCCTACCCTGGCAGAGGACTCAGGGCTGGAGGTGGATGCCCTCGGCGGTCAGCCCGGGATATATTCTGCGCGCTATGCCGGAGAAGATGCCACGGATGAGGACAATAATCAGAAGCTGCTGACTGCTCTTTCTCCTGTGCCCATGTCCGAAAGAACAGCGCGCTATCGATGCACGCTCGTGCTCATGTATCCGGATGAAAGGGTTTACTCCTTTGAGGGTACGTGCGAGGGAATAATCACCCTTGCCCCGCAGGGGGAAGAAGGGTTTGGGTATGATCCTCTCTTTCTCGTGCCGGAGTATGGTAAAACCTTTGCCGAGCTGGGAGATGAAATTAAAAATAGAATCAGCCATCGAGCCCGTGCCCTGGCCAAATTGAAGAAATTTTTCAGAATTCCTGTTGACTTTTCAGAACAGAATTCCTTATAA
- the gyrA gene encoding DNA gyrase subunit A — protein MSLLEEQIIVDIEDEMKNSYLDYAMSVIIGRALPDIRDGLKPVHRRILYAMHELGLLWNKPFRKSARLVGEVLGKYHPHGEASVYDAICRMVQNFSLRYPLINGQGNFGSIDGDSPAAMRYTEVKLERITQEFLKDIDKETVDFVKNFDESLEEPLVLPTPVPNLLINGSSGIAVGMATNIPPHNLNEVINGLIFLIDNPDSPIEQLMKFIQGPDFPTAGIIHGRKGILEAYTTGKGIIKLRAKAEIERDSKTDRDRIIIYQIPYQVNKAKLLEKIAELINEKKIEGISDLRDESDREGMRIVIELKKNEIAQATLNFLYKHTPLETSFGITMLALVNNQPRILNLKEILQIFILYRKEIIIRRTTFELRQAEEKLHILEGLKKALDHIDRVIEIIRSSKTVEQARETLMGEFSLSALQAKSILEMRLQKLTGMEREELENDLKNLYEKIAYFRKVLAEDHLIMNIIKDELLNLQNIYKDNRLTQIVDHEDEISYEDMLTEQEMVVIITHRGYIKRTSLDQYKIQKRAGCGVRGVLTSDEDFTAHLFVTTTHNSIFFFTDTGRVFCLKIFEIPETGRSAKGTPIVNLLPLLPDEKIAASFTFKELQEGQYLVMATKKGLVKKTCAEEFKNIERFGNRGIRGLIIGEDDRLVQVKMTNGNQDILLGTRGGQAIRFNEKQVRISGRVSQGVKGIKLEKNDEVVAALILNGDSSILTVTEKGFGKRTSVDEYVLQNRGGKGLKNIKLTSKNGHVVGIREVLPEETLMIITLRGKVIWMRINDLSRDMGRNTQGLKLIELDDDDRVVSIDSFTESSEKE, from the coding sequence ATGAGCTTACTTGAAGAACAAATAATCGTTGATATCGAAGATGAGATGAAAAATTCTTATCTCGATTATGCCATGAGTGTCATCATCGGCAGAGCCCTTCCTGATATCAGAGATGGATTGAAGCCTGTTCATCGACGGATATTGTATGCCATGCACGAGCTGGGGCTTCTCTGGAACAAGCCCTTTCGAAAATCCGCACGTCTGGTTGGAGAGGTTTTGGGAAAATATCATCCTCATGGAGAAGCTTCGGTCTACGATGCCATATGCCGCATGGTCCAGAATTTCTCTCTTCGGTATCCTCTGATTAACGGGCAGGGCAATTTTGGTTCCATCGATGGTGATTCTCCGGCTGCGATGAGATATACGGAAGTAAAGCTTGAGAGGATTACTCAGGAATTTCTGAAAGATATCGATAAAGAGACAGTTGATTTTGTCAAGAATTTCGATGAATCCCTGGAGGAGCCGCTCGTATTGCCCACCCCGGTTCCGAATCTTTTAATCAATGGTTCTTCGGGAATTGCTGTCGGCATGGCAACTAATATTCCGCCCCATAACCTGAATGAGGTTATTAATGGATTGATTTTCCTGATCGACAACCCGGATTCCCCAATCGAACAACTTATGAAGTTCATTCAGGGGCCGGATTTTCCCACTGCGGGAATAATTCATGGAAGAAAAGGGATACTGGAAGCCTATACCACCGGCAAAGGCATTATCAAACTTCGGGCCAAAGCGGAAATTGAAAGGGATTCAAAGACCGACCGGGACAGGATTATCATCTATCAGATTCCCTACCAGGTCAACAAAGCCAAGCTGCTGGAAAAAATAGCGGAATTGATTAACGAGAAAAAGATTGAAGGCATATCTGATTTGCGGGATGAATCTGACCGGGAAGGAATGCGGATCGTTATTGAACTGAAAAAAAACGAGATAGCTCAGGCTACTCTCAATTTTCTCTATAAACATACTCCTCTCGAAACGAGCTTTGGCATTACCATGCTGGCGCTGGTCAATAATCAGCCAAGAATTTTGAACCTAAAAGAGATACTCCAGATATTCATCCTCTACAGAAAAGAAATCATTATCCGCCGGACTACCTTCGAGCTTCGCCAGGCAGAAGAAAAACTCCATATTCTGGAAGGATTGAAAAAGGCCCTTGACCACATCGACCGCGTCATTGAGATTATCCGCTCTTCAAAAACCGTCGAGCAGGCCAGGGAGACCCTGATGGGAGAGTTCTCCTTAAGTGCTCTTCAGGCCAAATCGATTCTTGAAATGAGATTGCAGAAACTCACCGGCATGGAAAGAGAGGAACTGGAAAACGATCTCAAAAACCTTTACGAAAAGATAGCTTATTTCCGGAAAGTTCTGGCAGAAGACCATCTGATCATGAATATTATCAAAGATGAGTTATTGAATCTGCAAAACATATATAAAGATAACCGGCTGACCCAGATAGTCGATCATGAAGATGAAATCAGCTATGAGGATATGCTGACCGAGCAGGAGATGGTAGTCATCATAACTCACCGGGGATATATCAAGAGGACCTCTCTTGACCAGTATAAAATTCAAAAGCGGGCAGGATGCGGAGTCCGCGGAGTCTTAACCTCGGATGAGGATTTTACCGCTCATCTGTTTGTGACTACAACGCATAACTCCATTTTCTTCTTTACTGACACGGGAAGAGTCTTCTGCCTGAAAATCTTTGAGATACCGGAAACCGGCCGCAGTGCCAAAGGAACCCCGATCGTAAATCTTTTACCCCTTCTCCCCGATGAAAAAATTGCCGCCTCATTTACCTTCAAGGAATTGCAGGAGGGGCAATACCTGGTTATGGCCACTAAAAAAGGACTGGTCAAAAAGACCTGTGCCGAAGAATTTAAAAATATCGAGAGATTCGGAAACCGGGGTATCCGGGGATTGATTATCGGAGAAGATGACAGACTGGTGCAGGTTAAAATGACTAACGGAAATCAGGATATTCTTCTGGGCACCAGGGGAGGACAGGCCATTCGGTTCAACGAGAAGCAGGTTCGTATCAGTGGACGGGTTTCTCAGGGAGTGAAGGGAATAAAGCTGGAAAAAAACGATGAAGTGGTGGCCGCGCTGATCCTGAATGGCGATTCCAGTATCCTGACGGTAACGGAAAAGGGTTTTGGAAAGAGAACCAGCGTCGATGAATATGTATTACAGAACCGTGGAGGAAAGGGGCTGAAAAATATCAAGCTTACCTCCAAGAATGGCCATGTTGTCGGTATCAGGGAGGTTTTACCGGAAGAGACGCTGATGATCATCACCCTGAGAGGCAAGGTGATCTGGATGCGCATTAATGACCTGAGCAGGGATATGGGCCGGAATACTCAAGGTTTGAAGCTGATAGAGCTGGATGATGACGACAGGGTTGTGTCGATTGACTCGTTTACGGAAAGCAGCGAGAAGGAGTAA